The nucleotide window TCCAAATATAAAAGAAAAAACTATAGAAGAAGAAAGAAAAGAAATAGAAAATTATATAAAAATAATAGGAAGAAAAGTATCTACTCAAAGAGGAGATGCAATAGATAAATAAATAATAAAACCGAGTGTATATAAACCCTATGCACTCGGTATTTTAATTTTTCCCACTATATCTTTAACTGAAGTATAATTTTTAGTTTTTAAATGATTCTCTATACCATTTAAAATTTCCATAGTTATATAGGGATTTATTAAATTGCCAGTTCCTATAGATATTGCACTAGCTCCTACAAGAAAAAATTCTACTGCATCTTTATAATTCATTATTCCACCCATTCCTATTATAGGAATACTTACTGTATTATAAACTTCATAAACCATTCTTACAGCTACAGGTTTTATTGCAGGTCCAGATAGTCCTCCTATACCCCTTGCTAAAATCGTAGTTTCTTTTTCTATATCAACTGCCATTCCTATTAAAGTATTAATAAGAGAAATACAATCTGCTCCTCCTTCTTCAGCTGCCTTTGCAATTTCTCTAATATCCTTTACATTTGGACTAAGCTTTACAATTAAATGTTTACTGCAATATTCTCTCACTTTCTTTGTTATTTCATATACCATTTCTGGTTCTCTCCCAAAAGAAACTCCACCCTTTTTAACATTAGGACAAGAAATATTTAATTCCAATGAATTTACAGAAGTTTTTGAAAGTATATTTGCTATTTTACAGTATTCCTCAATTGTATTTCCATTTATATTAGCAATTATTTTTGTATCAAACTGTTTTAAAAAAGGAAGTTCATACTTAATAAAATATTCTACCCCCGGATTTTGAAGCCCTACACTATTAAGCATACCCATTGGCGTTTCAGCTACTCTTGGAGTAGGATTGCCTTTTCTTTCTTCAAGCGTCAAACCTTTTACAGATATAGCCCCTATTTTATTTAAATCAATATAATCTGCAAATTCTCTCCCAAATCCAAAAGTTCCCGATGCTACTGTAACAGGATTTTTTAGCTTTAAACCATTCAAATCAACAGACATATTTATATTACTCATCAAAAATCACCTCATCTCCATAAAAAACAGGTCCTTCTTTACATGTTCTGACATAATTCCAATCATCTTTTCCTCTTTTAACTTTGCATGTGCACACTAAACAAGCTCCTATACCACATGCCATTCTTTCTTCCATCAATAATTGAGTTTTTATATTTTCTTCTTCCCCTATTCTTTTGACTTCTTTGAGCATAGGCTTTGGTCCACATGTAAATATATAATCATACTTTTTACTTTTAATCCTTTCTTTAAGAAGGTCCGTAACATATCCCTTGTTTACTTCACTACCATTTTCAAGAGTAATAGATACACTTCCTGTATATTTTTTGAACTCATCTACTATAAATGCTTCTTTTTTAAAGCCAAGCATTACATCTATGTTTACATGCATATCTGACAACTGTTTTGTCAATTCTAAAAGAGGTGCAACTCCTATCCCTCCACCTATAATCACTATATTCTTCCCCTTTATATCTAAATCAAATCCATTTCCAAGTGGTCCTAATATATCAATATAGTCGCCTTCTTTCTTCTCACATAAAGCATTTGTCCCTTTACCGACTTTATTTATATAAAAATCTATACTGTCTTTCTTAACTAAAGCTACACTTATCGGTCTTCTAAGCAGTGGATAATCTCCTTCTCCGCACTTAAAATTAAAAAATTGACCTGCTTTAATATTTTTATTATAATTTGGTTTTTCAATAGTAAGTTTATATATATTTTCATTTATCTTAACTTTTTCAATTACTTTGCATAATAAATCTCTCTTCAAAATAAGCCCTCCTTACCAATACTTCTTACCATGTTTTTCCAAAGTTTTATTTATAGCATCTCTCATTTTCATTGCTTCTTTTCTAGCTGCTGCACCATAGTTTTCAACTAGTTCATCTTTTTCTCTTTTATATGCATAAAGTATTGCTCTAGATGAATTAACTACAGCTCCAAGTCCATCATCATTGAAGCTATTTACTACATCTTCAGCAGTACCTCCTTGTGCTCCATATCCAGGTACTAAAAAATATGAATTAGGCATTAATTTTCTCAACATCTTAGCTTCTTCAGGATATGTTGCACCAACTACTGCTCCAATTGAAGAATAACCATATTCTCCAACATAATTACTGCTCCACCCGTCAACCATTAATGCTACTATTTCGTATATTTTTTTATCACCAGACATTAAATTTTGTATTTGACTTGATGATGGATTTGATGTCTTAACCAATACAAAAATCCCTTTACTGTATTTTTCTACATCTTCAATAAATTCTTTTAAACAGTCATCACCAAGATATGGATTTACTGTAACCGCATCTGCTGGAAATGCTTCAAGCTTTTCACCTTCTATATCAGATTTTCCTATATATGCACTTGAATAAGCCTTGGAAGTACTTCCTATATCTCCTCTTTTAACATCTCCTATTATCAAGAGTCCCTTACTTGAAGCATATTTACAAGTTTTTATATATGCATCAAGTCCCTCAATACCATATTGTTCATAAAATGCTATTTGCGGTTTTACAGCCGGTACTATATCATAGACATTATCAATAATAACTTTATTAAATTCCAGTATTGCTTCACTAGCAGCTTTGAAAGTTTTTCCATATTTATCATAATACTTCTTCTTTACACAATCTGGAATAAGCTCTAATCTTGGGTCTAATCCTACAACGACTGGACTCTTTTTTTTCTTTATACTTTCAATTAAATAATCTATAAACATCTTATCTCTCCTTTCTCATATATGACTTTCCCACCTACTATTGTATAAATAACTTTCCCCTTAACTTTTCTACCGTTAAACGGTGTATTTTTCCCCTTAGAATAAAATTGTCTTGAATCAATAGTATATTCTCTATTTAAATCTACAATAGTTATATCTGCACTTTCACCTATTTCTATACTTCCCTTATCTATTCCAATTATTTCAGCAGGCTTAACTGTAAGCATTTCCACAAGCCTATCAATTGGCAAATTTCTATTTAACACAAGTTCCGTATAACTTAAGGAAAATGCAGTTTCCAGTCCACTAATGCCAAAAGCTGCCCTTGAATACTCTACTTTTTTACTATCTTCATCATGTGGTGCATGGTCAGTGGCAATTATATCTATAGTTCCATCAAATATTCCTTCTATAATAGCTTCAACATCTTTGCTAGTTCTAAGTGGGGGATTGACTTTTGTATATGTGTCCTTTAGAGAAATAATATCATCGGTAAGGATAAAATGATGGGGTGCTACTTCACAGGTGAGATTTAATCCTTTAAGCTTTCCTCTCCTTATGAGTTCAACGGATTCTTTAGTACTTACATGGGCTACATGTAGCTTAGATAAAGTAGCTTCACACAGCTCAATATCTCTCTTTACAATAAGATATTCTGCTGCTGAAGGTATTCCCTTTATTCCCGTTCTTTCACTTGCTCTTCCTAAATTTATACTACCTCCATTAGAAAGATTATGTTCTTCACAATGAGATATTAAAGGTATGTTATACTTCTTTGCCTCTTTGAAGGCCTTTATCATTATTTCATTATCCATAGGCGTCTTTCCATCATCAGAAATAGCAACTATACCTTCCTCTACCATTTCATTAATATCTGAAATACTCTTTCCTTCTAATCCCTTAGTTATACTGCCAATAATTAATACATTTACATATCCTGTTCTTTTAGATTTTTCCTTTATATATTTCACAATTTCTTTTGAATGTACAACTGGTTTAGTATTAGGCATACACGCAACAGTAGTAAATCCTCCTGCTGCTGCCGCCATAGTTCCAGTTTCTATAGTTTCTTTATATTCAAAACCCGGTTCTCTTAAATGTACATGTATATCTATAAAACCCGGTGTTGCAATCATTTTATCAGCATTTATTATATTTCTCCCTTCTTCCTTTAAATTTTTTCCTATTCTACTTATAATGCCATCTTTTATGACAATATCTAGTTTTTCATTGATATTATTTTTAGGGTCAATCACTCTTCCATTTTTTATTAAAATCTCCAAACTTTCACCTCCAAACAAGTCTATAAGTTGCAAGTTCCTTGTTTAATACTTTGGGGTCATTCCTCTAAAGTTTTTTTAATTCTAATTTTTAATACTAATTCTTAAAAATTTCCATTTCATAGCAAAAATAAAACCTTCTGCTAGAGAAGCAGAAGGTATAATTTACCTATCGACAGGCACAGCTCACCTATTTAAAACCTAAAACCATCTACCTTACCGGCCTCTCTGGACCAATTTAAAGGCTTAATATTCATTTTTAACACATACTATCACAATTTTAATATCATGTCAAATTTATCATAAGTGTCCTATATACAATATATATATTTCATTATATATTACTCTTTAATAATTTTATCTATATTATTTACAAAATCTGGTTATTTATTGTATAATAAATATAATTGAAATATATTTTTGACTTGGTTAATAAGTAACAAATATAAATTTATAGATTTTGTTATAATATAGAAAGGAATAAATATGAAAAAATTTAAATATTCGGCTCTCGTATTAATATTTTTTCTTTTATCATTTTATTTATATGAAAATTACATATACTATAAAATTCCTTATAACCCTTTAGTTGAATTTTCTACAGTTCCAATTGGTTGTAAATTCGATATAAATAGTTCTAAAGACACAGTATCATCTAAAATCAATCATAATTTGGATGATAACGCTCTTGTTTTTGAATATTTTAGAAATTTAAAATTAATACCTTTAAAAGAAAAGAAGCATAAAGATGAAATTTACAACCATGAAATTGATATATATTATTCCTATGTTTTCGAATTTGGTCCACCAAATCATTATTTCTTAATTATTAATGAAATATGGTTAGATAACCTAACTATTCTTTATATTTCATCTAAAAAACCAGGTTTTCGCAGGGGATACTATAAAATTATAGATTCTAAATTTAATTATAAGTATGTTAATAATTTGATTGATAAATCTATTAATAAATCTTATAAATAAAAAAACCTTATTGACTTCTAAAATGTACCCTTGTCAAGGACAATTTTAAAAAAACTACTTTATGCTATAAAAGGAGAATCTCAAGTTGAAAAAATTTTTAATAGTTCTTTTATCTATTTTACTATTCTGTTTTCTAACTTTTGGTTTCTGGACATTTTTTTACTATATGATCATAACTTCTGATATTCCTGTCCAATATACACCCAAGGAATGGAATATCCATTTGTTTAACGTAAGAATACTTATATTTTTAGGTAT belongs to Caminicella sporogenes DSM 14501 and includes:
- a CDS encoding dihydroorotate dehydrogenase electron transfer subunit, producing MKRDLLCKVIEKVKINENIYKLTIEKPNYNKNIKAGQFFNFKCGEGDYPLLRRPISVALVKKDSIDFYINKVGKGTNALCEKKEGDYIDILGPLGNGFDLDIKGKNIVIIGGGIGVAPLLELTKQLSDMHVNIDVMLGFKKEAFIVDEFKKYTGSVSITLENGSEVNKGYVTDLLKERIKSKKYDYIFTCGPKPMLKEVKRIGEEENIKTQLLMEERMACGIGACLVCTCKVKRGKDDWNYVRTCKEGPVFYGDEVIFDE
- the pyrF gene encoding orotidine-5'-phosphate decarboxylase, which gives rise to MFIDYLIESIKKKKSPVVVGLDPRLELIPDCVKKKYYDKYGKTFKAASEAILEFNKVIIDNVYDIVPAVKPQIAFYEQYGIEGLDAYIKTCKYASSKGLLIIGDVKRGDIGSTSKAYSSAYIGKSDIEGEKLEAFPADAVTVNPYLGDDCLKEFIEDVEKYSKGIFVLVKTSNPSSSQIQNLMSGDKKIYEIVALMVDGWSSNYVGEYGYSSIGAVVGATYPEEAKMLRKLMPNSYFLVPGYGAQGGTAEDVVNSFNDDGLGAVVNSSRAILYAYKREKDELVENYGAAARKEAMKMRDAINKTLEKHGKKYW
- a CDS encoding dihydroorotase, producing MEILIKNGRVIDPKNNINEKLDIVIKDGIISRIGKNLKEEGRNIINADKMIATPGFIDIHVHLREPGFEYKETIETGTMAAAAGGFTTVACMPNTKPVVHSKEIVKYIKEKSKRTGYVNVLIIGSITKGLEGKSISDINEMVEEGIVAISDDGKTPMDNEIMIKAFKEAKKYNIPLISHCEEHNLSNGGSINLGRASERTGIKGIPSAAEYLIVKRDIELCEATLSKLHVAHVSTKESVELIRRGKLKGLNLTCEVAPHHFILTDDIISLKDTYTKVNPPLRTSKDVEAIIEGIFDGTIDIIATDHAPHDEDSKKVEYSRAAFGISGLETAFSLSYTELVLNRNLPIDRLVEMLTVKPAEIIGIDKGSIEIGESADITIVDLNREYTIDSRQFYSKGKNTPFNGRKVKGKVIYTIVGGKVIYEKGEIRCL
- a CDS encoding dihydroorotate dehydrogenase, with the protein product MSNINMSVDLNGLKLKNPVTVASGTFGFGREFADYIDLNKIGAISVKGLTLEERKGNPTPRVAETPMGMLNSVGLQNPGVEYFIKYELPFLKQFDTKIIANINGNTIEEYCKIANILSKTSVNSLELNISCPNVKKGGVSFGREPEMVYEITKKVREYCSKHLIVKLSPNVKDIREIAKAAEEGGADCISLINTLIGMAVDIEKETTILARGIGGLSGPAIKPVAVRMVYEVYNTVSIPIIGMGGIMNYKDAVEFFLVGASAISIGTGNLINPYITMEILNGIENHLKTKNYTSVKDIVGKIKIPSA